One Rhinoderma darwinii isolate aRhiDar2 chromosome 6, aRhiDar2.hap1, whole genome shotgun sequence DNA window includes the following coding sequences:
- the LOC142656444 gene encoding protein kinase C delta type-like, producing the protein MASTGHSEKKKRGDEKRKREEERVAGFKKSSKKRRGDQDRGDHRGLEDEEPSSGSSQDSGTSSPYARLNISRFTIHQVLGRGSFGKVVLASVPGRNTYMAVKMITKRDNTEVIMRERRILLAARDCPFLCHLYAAQQSRESACFITEYLSGGSLEASIRMCGCLDTGSVRFYTAEIVCGLQFLHGHNIVHRDLKPDNIMLDAAGHIRIIDLGLAQDGVTASNNIRGVTGTFYYMAPEVLLRKRYGPAVDWWSLGIVVSRMSTGRFPFNNGPDRQTAYKAITTKKPIFPSWLNTDVKHLVKKLLHKNPKKRLGVRGNIRAHPCFSTIGWEELEERRARPPFTPFEPVLENHHLQWPESKKSLHPLAGFSYMSPSWTGLDPPPLEITLIRCFSYLLFLLIVRVFCLCLFQ; encoded by the exons ATGGCGTCCACTGGACACAGCgagaagaagaagagaggagaCGAGAAGAGGAAGAGGGAAGAGGAGAGAGTCGCAGGATTTAAGAAGAGCAGTAAGAAGAGGAGAGGAGACCAGGACAGAGGAGACCACAGAGGATTGGAGGATGAGGAGCCAAGTTCTGGGAGCAGCCAAGACTCTGGAACATCCAGCCCCTATGCCAGGCTTAACATCAGCCGCTTCACCATCCACCAGGTCCtgggtaggggcagctttggcaaa GTGGTGCTGGCATCAGTCCCCGGCCGAAACACCTATATGGCCGTAAAGATGATCACCAAACGGGACAATACAGAAGTAATCATGAGAGAGCGGCGGATACTCCTGGCGGCCCGAGACTGCCCATTCCTATGCCACCTCTATGCCGCACAACAGTCTCGGGAGAGCGCATGCTTTATCACGGAGTATCTGTccggtggcagcctggaggcttcgatcaggatgtgcggctgcttggACACCGGCAGCGTAAG ATTCTACACAGCAGAGATAGTGtgtggcctccagttcctccatggacaCAACATCGTCCACCG agatctaAAGCCTGATAACATCATGCTGGATGCAGCTGGCCACATCCGAATCATCGACCTGGGGCTCGCCCAAGATGGCGTCACCGCCTCCAATAACATCCGTGGAGTGACGGGAACATTTTATTACATGGCCCCTGAGGTGCTTCTTAGGAAGAGATATGGCCCAGCAGTTGATTGGTGGAGCCTGGGGATTGTGGTGTCCAGGATGTCAACAGGACGCTTCCCCTTTAACAACGGCCCAGACCGGCAAACGGCTTACAAAGCCATCACCACCAAAAAGCCCATATTTCCATCTTGGCTTAACACTGACGTAAAACATCTCGTCAAAAAACTGCTGCATAAGAATCCTAAGAAGCGCCTGGGTGTGCGCGGGAACATCAGAGCGCATCCATGCttttccaccatcggctgggagGAACTGGAGGAGAGGAGAGCACGGCCGCCATTCACACCATTTGAGCCAGTTCTGGAGAATCACCATCTGCAGTGGCCGGAGAGTAAAAAATCTCTTCACCCCTTGGCTGGATTCAGCTATATGTCACCAAGCTGGACCGGGTTAGATCCTCCTCCTCTGGAGATAACACTCATCAGATGTTTTTCTTACCTTCTGTTCCTCCTCATTGTCCGTGTCTTCTGCCTCTGTCTCTTCCAATGA